One window of the Agrobacterium larrymoorei genome contains the following:
- a CDS encoding suppressor of fused domain protein, giving the protein MENKALNLPQISQEEKLIAKSIEKSLGKRPKFFIHRDEPTDPVYVAIGRVGDSPSHQLTALATNGISNYPLFASDGSGYPDTRLELVGACETDQADEFEQMIFFSARTIIKQKWFCAPGTFLSNAVSRFGKFGDMQHLYFTTPFGFDGFSTESFGARKVSWLSPVPVSSAEVQFARENSTEKLEEAFEENDVDWFNLKRASIF; this is encoded by the coding sequence ATGGAGAATAAGGCTTTGAATCTGCCACAAATTTCGCAAGAAGAGAAACTTATCGCGAAGTCTATAGAAAAAAGCCTTGGCAAACGTCCAAAGTTCTTTATTCACAGGGATGAGCCGACAGATCCTGTATATGTCGCTATTGGGCGGGTCGGTGATAGCCCTTCTCATCAACTTACGGCTTTAGCCACTAACGGCATTTCTAATTATCCACTGTTTGCCTCCGATGGGAGTGGGTATCCTGATACTCGCCTTGAGCTTGTCGGTGCTTGCGAAACAGATCAAGCCGACGAATTCGAACAAATGATTTTCTTCTCTGCTCGAACAATAATAAAGCAAAAATGGTTTTGTGCGCCCGGCACTTTTTTAAGCAATGCGGTTTCCCGCTTCGGCAAATTCGGCGATATGCAACATCTCTACTTTACTACGCCCTTTGGATTCGATGGGTTCTCGACTGAAAGCTTTGGTGCACGGAAAGTGTCGTGGCTTTCTCCCGTTCCAGTTTCTTCAGCTGAAGTTCAGTTTGCGCGGGAGAATTCAACTGAAAAGTTAGAGGAGGCATTCGAGGAGAACGACGTCGATTGGTTCAACTTGAAAAGAGCATCAATATTTTGA
- a CDS encoding SMI1/KNR4 family protein: MDAALKDMLDKPDEMGRAEKPVVNAEIEEFERSEGVTLPNSLKSFWLSYGSRDLNSKKIFAFKTKVVFPDGKKKKADVNSIAGPGKMIEARQRYIDPLYGNSGERLPAGLYPLTFDAGYGHCLLDLNADTHGRILYIVIKAKTFGDAGYGWDQVGTVAKDFDEFLAGLTPDYL, encoded by the coding sequence ATGGATGCAGCTCTGAAGGATATGCTGGACAAGCCCGATGAAATGGGTCGTGCGGAGAAGCCGGTGGTCAACGCGGAGATCGAAGAATTTGAGCGCTCGGAAGGCGTCACCTTACCGAATTCGCTTAAGAGTTTCTGGTTAAGTTACGGAAGCCGCGACCTTAACAGCAAGAAAATCTTCGCTTTCAAAACGAAGGTCGTTTTTCCTGATGGAAAAAAGAAGAAAGCCGACGTCAATTCAATCGCCGGACCTGGCAAAATGATCGAGGCGCGCCAACGTTACATTGACCCGCTATATGGAAACTCCGGTGAGCGACTGCCTGCAGGGCTTTACCCACTGACATTCGATGCCGGTTATGGCCACTGCCTACTCGATCTGAACGCAGATACTCACGGACGTATTCTTTACATCGTGATCAAGGCGAAGACCTTCGGCGATGCCGGTTACGGCTGGGATCAGGTGGGAACAGTCGCAAAAGATTTCGATGAATTCCTGGCTGGTCTGACGCCGGATTATCTCTGA
- a CDS encoding PAAR domain-containing protein has protein sequence MPVTLEAHWHICPMVDPGPKPHVGGPVISTQQSFVTVEGVPIATVGDSLLCTGVPTTSDKITAGSSVASIEGRKIARLGDSCAHGGKLVEGISWLKFE, from the coding sequence ATGCCTGTAACTTTAGAAGCACACTGGCACATCTGCCCGATGGTCGATCCGGGTCCAAAACCTCATGTCGGCGGACCGGTTATCTCAACGCAGCAAAGCTTCGTCACGGTTGAAGGCGTTCCTATTGCCACAGTGGGAGACAGCTTGCTCTGTACAGGCGTTCCCACGACGTCCGACAAGATCACAGCTGGTTCGTCCGTGGCTTCCATCGAGGGTAGGAAGATTGCCCGATTGGGCGATTCTTGCGCGCATGGGGGGAAACTGGTCGAAGGGATATCTTGGCTGAAATTTGAGTAG
- a CDS encoding IS5 family transposase (programmed frameshift): MAGEFWLDDEQWAVISPLLPTNQPGAHRTDDRRVISGIIHVLRSGCRWQDCPSCYGPSTTIYNRFHRWSAKGIWRRLFESLVQTTDRDIHMIDSTTAKAHRSAAGGKGGRNAEAIGRSRGGRSTKVHAVVDGCGRPVALRITPGQRGDAPIAIPLLDPLPPTRLCAADTAYDSDALRSFLRARGTQPVIPNNPTRKRIRPFDPVAYRRRNIIERTFCRLKDWRRVATRYDKLMINFEATCYIAAIVTWWIN, encoded by the exons ATGGCGGGCGAATTTTGGCTTGATGACGAACAGTGGGCAGTGATTTCGCCGCTGCTTCCGACCAACCAACCCGGCGCTCATCGTACTGACGATCGCCGGGTTATCAGCGGCATCATCCACGTCTTGCGATCCGGTTGCCGCTGGCAGGATTGTCCATCCTGCTACGGGCCTTCGACAACGATCTATAATCGCTTCCATCGCTGGTCTGCAAAAGGGATATGGCGGCGACTGTTTGAGTCTCTGGTGCAAACGACCGATCGCGACATCCATATGATCGATAGCACCACCGCAAAGGCACACCGTTCTGCCGCTGGTGGAAAAGGGGGGCGGA ATGCCGAAGCAATTGGTCGATCGAGAGGCGGCAGATCGACAAAAGTCCATGCTGTTGTCGATGGTTGTGGCCGTCCAGTCGCGTTGCGAATAACGCCTGGGCAACGTGGTGATGCACCCATTGCCATCCCGCTCCTTGATCCCCTGCCTCCGACACGTCTGTGCGCCGCAGATACGGCTTACGACAGCGACGCCTTACGCAGCTTCCTGAGGGCACGCGGCACGCAACCAGTCATCCCAAACAATCCAACCCGAAAGAGGATCAGACCGTTCGACCCGGTCGCCTACCGAAGACGGAATATAATCGAGCGGACATTCTGCCGTCTCAAGGACTGGAGACGTGTCGCGACGCGATACGACAAGCTCATGATAAACTTCGAGGCAACGTGCTACATTGCAGCGATCGTCACATGGTGGATCAATTGA